One window of the Chryseobacterium sp. CY350 genome contains the following:
- a CDS encoding NADH-quinone oxidoreductase subunit N: protein MSVLIIVFLTAVAALFSGVFEQGKFARYIGIFGLIIALYVSFLPEASFFAQYRHMYDYTANTALFTKISLVTTLLLFFLGGFAFSNHRSHQSELYALMLFALCGGIILFGFQNLVTLFLGIEILSIPLYVMAGANKTDLRSNEASIKYFLMGAFATGFLLFGIAFIYGSTGTFDLYRIQEFTITNPKNIMLILGVILMLCAMSFKVALAPFHMWSPDVYAGSPSLITAFMASVVKISGFFALFRLMTIGFSGVTAEWINILGVFLIITLVLANVMGLAQTNAKRMLAYSSVSHAGYIGLVFFGMNALSTYTLAFYLFAYSLSTVGVFMCLIWVEKIKRETSFGAFKGLAKTEPLLAVVATISLLSMAGIPLTAGFMGKFSLFAQALTKDDNTFLVIVAVLGSAISIAYYLRLIIAMFFFKETTFKTSEKVTITYNIVAVLIIASLVVLGVYPDLFAKQFGL from the coding sequence ATGAGTGTTTTAATTATTGTTTTCCTAACTGCAGTTGCTGCGTTATTTTCGGGAGTTTTTGAGCAAGGAAAATTCGCAAGATACATTGGGATTTTTGGATTAATCATTGCATTGTACGTGAGTTTCTTACCGGAAGCTTCATTTTTTGCGCAATACAGACACATGTATGACTACACCGCAAACACTGCGTTGTTTACTAAAATATCTTTGGTAACGACATTACTGTTGTTCTTCCTTGGAGGTTTTGCATTCAGCAATCATAGAAGCCATCAGTCAGAATTGTATGCCTTGATGCTTTTTGCTCTTTGTGGTGGAATTATCCTTTTCGGTTTCCAAAACTTAGTAACTTTATTCTTAGGCATTGAAATTCTTTCTATTCCGTTGTATGTAATGGCTGGAGCGAACAAAACAGATTTAAGATCAAACGAAGCTTCGATTAAATATTTCCTGATGGGTGCATTTGCAACAGGTTTCTTGTTGTTTGGTATCGCATTTATCTACGGAAGTACAGGAACTTTCGATTTATATAGAATTCAGGAATTCACGATTACGAATCCTAAAAACATCATGTTGATTTTAGGAGTGATCCTAATGCTTTGTGCGATGTCGTTTAAAGTAGCTTTAGCACCGTTCCACATGTGGAGTCCGGATGTTTATGCTGGTTCACCTTCATTAATCACTGCTTTCATGGCAAGTGTTGTGAAAATCTCAGGTTTCTTCGCTTTATTCAGATTAATGACCATCGGATTCTCTGGCGTAACTGCTGAATGGATTAATATTCTTGGTGTGTTCCTAATCATCACTTTGGTTCTTGCCAATGTAATGGGACTTGCACAAACGAATGCAAAAAGAATGTTGGCGTACTCGTCAGTATCTCATGCAGGATATATCGGGTTGGTTTTCTTCGGAATGAATGCACTTTCGACGTACACATTAGCTTTCTACTTATTCGCATATTCACTATCCACAGTTGGAGTTTTTATGTGTTTAATTTGGGTAGAAAAAATCAAGCGAGAAACTTCTTTCGGAGCTTTCAAAGGATTGGCAAAAACAGAACCTCTATTGGCTGTTGTAGCAACTATCTCTTTACTATCAATGGCAGGAATTCCTTTGACTGCAGGGTTTATGGGTAAATTCTCATTGTTTGCTCAGGCGTTGACGAAAGATGACAATACTTTCTTAGTGATCGTAGCGGTTTTAGGTTCGGCAATTTCTATTGCTTATTATTTAAGACTGATTATTGCAATGTTCTTCTTTAAAGAAACCACTTTCAAAACTTCAGAGAAAGTAACCATAACTTACAATATCGTAGCAGTACTTATTATCGCTTCATTGGTAGTTTTGGGAGTTTACCCTGATTTGTTTGCAAAACAGTTTGGATTATAA
- a CDS encoding complex I subunit 4 family protein yields MSYLLLTLLLLPLVGSGLVFAWRNTSSKYLALGIALIQMLLTFYVVSDFDFNPTVDSVLQYEINYPWSQFIKSNLHFGIDGMSLLLLLLTNILMPIIILSSFNENVSYKNSFYGLILLMQFGLVGVFTALDGLLFYIFWEVTLIPIWFIAALWGQENKRLEFTTKFFVYTFVGSLFMLAGLIYVYNHSASFALTDLYNANLGETQQIVVFWFIFFAFAVKLPVFPFHTWQPDTYTYSPTQGSMLLSGIMLKMAIYGVLRYLIPITPTAIFGISGQIVIILAIVGIVHGALIAIIQTDMKRIIAYSSFSHVGLMVAGIFSSAVLTLRGTFTIEGAEGALVQTFAHGINVAGLFFCADILYKRFKSRDIRQMGGLAKVAPKFAVLFLIIILGSMGVPLTNGFIGEFILIKSIFDFNVLASVIAGLTVILCAVYLLRFYGKAMFGQGDEAVLSTAKDLSAVEFSVLASIAVFVIVLGVFPQPVIDMVSSSLKFIFTSMIN; encoded by the coding sequence ATGTCTTATTTACTATTAACATTATTACTTTTACCTCTAGTAGGTTCGGGATTGGTCTTTGCATGGAGGAATACTTCCAGCAAATACCTGGCATTAGGAATTGCTTTGATTCAAATGCTGCTTACATTTTACGTTGTTTCGGATTTTGATTTTAATCCAACCGTAGACAGCGTATTGCAGTACGAGATCAACTATCCTTGGTCACAATTTATAAAAAGTAACCTTCATTTCGGAATTGACGGAATGAGCTTGCTTCTTTTATTGCTGACCAATATTTTGATGCCGATCATTATTTTATCATCTTTTAATGAAAATGTAAGCTATAAAAATTCTTTCTACGGTCTGATTTTGCTGATGCAATTCGGACTGGTTGGTGTTTTCACCGCTTTAGATGGATTATTATTCTACATTTTCTGGGAAGTTACTTTGATTCCGATCTGGTTTATCGCCGCACTTTGGGGGCAGGAAAACAAAAGACTGGAGTTCACTACAAAATTCTTCGTGTATACTTTCGTAGGATCTTTGTTTATGCTGGCAGGTTTAATCTACGTTTACAATCATTCAGCATCATTTGCTTTAACAGATTTGTATAACGCAAACCTCGGTGAAACTCAACAGATCGTTGTTTTCTGGTTTATTTTCTTTGCATTTGCAGTAAAACTTCCGGTTTTCCCATTCCACACTTGGCAGCCGGATACTTATACCTACTCTCCTACTCAAGGATCTATGTTGTTATCTGGGATCATGCTTAAAATGGCAATCTACGGTGTACTTCGTTATCTGATTCCGATCACACCAACTGCAATCTTCGGAATTTCCGGACAGATTGTAATCATCTTAGCGATTGTAGGAATTGTTCACGGAGCATTGATCGCTATCATCCAGACCGATATGAAAAGAATCATTGCGTATTCTTCTTTCTCTCACGTTGGATTGATGGTGGCGGGTATTTTCTCTTCTGCAGTTCTTACATTGAGAGGAACATTTACTATTGAAGGAGCTGAAGGAGCTTTGGTACAGACATTTGCTCACGGTATTAACGTCGCAGGTTTATTTTTCTGTGCAGATATTTTATACAAAAGATTTAAATCAAGAGACATCCGACAGATGGGAGGTTTGGCGAAAGTTGCTCCTAAGTTTGCCGTTTTGTTTTTGATTATCATATTAGGTTCAATGGGAGTTCCATTGACCAATGGTTTCATCGGAGAATTCATTTTGATTAAATCGATTTTCGACTTTAATGTACTGGCTTCAGTAATTGCCGGTCTTACCGTTATTCTTTGTGCAGTTTATTTATTGAGATTCTACGGAAAAGCAATGTTCGGACAAGGTGACGAAGCAGTTTTAAGTACAGCAAAAGATTTGTCAGCAGTAGAATTTTCGGTATTGGCAAGTATTGCAGTATTTGTAATTGTCTTAGGAGTTTTTCCTCAGCCGGTCATTGATATGGTAAGTAGTTCACTGAAGTTTATTTTTACTTCAATGATTAACTAA
- the nuoL gene encoding NADH-quinone oxidoreductase subunit L: MENLVYAIILLPLLGFLINGLFGKNIPKIVVGSLATIAVFGSFCIAVSLFLNFDSESQPVIVKAFEWFRVNGIQINFGFQIDQLSLMMVMIITGIGSLIHLYSIGYMSHDKGFYKFFTYLNLFIFSMLLLVMGSNYLILFIGWEGVGLCSYLLIGFWYTNEEYGKAARKAFIMNRIGDLALLIGIFMIASQTNAVDYLTVAQNAGKFELDGTIIIFITASLFIGATGKSAQVPLYTWLPDAMAGPTPVSALIHAATMVTAGIYLVVRSNFLFTLAPTVQDGILLIGFLTAALAGFYALRQNDIKKVLAYSTVSQLGFMFIALGLGAYTTAMFHVMTHAFFKALLFLGAGSVIHAMSNEQDMRFMGGLKKYIPITHATFLIGTLAISGFPLLSGMISKDEILVAAYAKNPIYWVMLFILAAVTATYMFRLYYLTFHGDFRGTDDQKHHLHESPTSMTLPLIVLAVLSVLGGFINLPHFIGHGHYAKLMEWLKPVLTEESFKQMETTLTGVAESTEFILLGATVAMFFAVWFVVKNTYVNKKKRAIAEDDYTGWEKLSAKKLYVDELYNALIVKTVEGLGRGGKMFDKGVLDRFVDYIGEGAEDSGRSMKRIQNGNVENYILIMSLAVGIILIVNFILQ, translated from the coding sequence ATGGAGAATTTAGTCTATGCAATAATACTTTTACCACTTTTAGGTTTTCTTATTAACGGTTTATTCGGAAAAAATATTCCAAAAATAGTTGTTGGAAGCTTGGCTACCATTGCTGTTTTCGGATCGTTCTGTATTGCGGTAAGCTTATTTCTGAATTTCGATTCTGAAAGCCAGCCCGTAATCGTAAAGGCTTTTGAATGGTTCAGAGTCAACGGAATTCAGATTAATTTCGGTTTCCAGATTGACCAGCTGTCATTAATGATGGTGATGATCATCACAGGAATCGGATCTTTGATTCACCTCTACTCTATCGGATATATGAGTCATGATAAAGGTTTCTATAAGTTTTTTACTTATCTAAATTTATTTATTTTCTCAATGTTACTTTTGGTAATGGGAAGCAACTACTTAATCTTATTCATTGGATGGGAAGGTGTAGGTTTGTGTTCTTATTTATTGATTGGTTTTTGGTACACCAACGAAGAATATGGAAAAGCAGCAAGAAAAGCTTTCATCATGAACAGAATTGGTGACCTTGCTTTGTTGATCGGAATCTTTATGATTGCTTCTCAGACAAATGCAGTCGATTATTTAACGGTCGCTCAAAACGCAGGGAAATTTGAATTAGACGGAACGATCATCATATTTATCACAGCGAGTTTATTTATCGGTGCTACCGGAAAATCTGCTCAGGTTCCTTTATATACATGGTTACCTGATGCGATGGCTGGTCCGACTCCGGTTTCAGCATTGATTCACGCGGCGACGATGGTAACGGCAGGTATTTATCTAGTGGTAAGATCTAATTTCTTATTTACTTTAGCGCCAACCGTACAGGACGGAATTTTATTAATCGGATTTTTAACTGCGGCATTGGCAGGCTTCTACGCACTTCGTCAGAACGACATCAAAAAAGTATTGGCATATTCTACAGTTTCACAACTTGGCTTTATGTTTATCGCTTTAGGTTTGGGAGCTTATACAACAGCCATGTTCCACGTAATGACACACGCTTTCTTTAAAGCTTTGTTATTCTTGGGTGCAGGTTCTGTAATCCACGCAATGAGCAATGAACAGGACATGCGTTTCATGGGAGGTTTGAAAAAATATATTCCAATCACTCACGCAACTTTCCTAATTGGGACTTTAGCTATTTCAGGATTCCCTTTATTATCAGGGATGATTTCAAAAGACGAAATTTTGGTAGCGGCTTATGCTAAAAACCCTATTTACTGGGTAATGCTCTTCATTTTAGCAGCTGTTACTGCAACTTATATGTTCAGACTGTATTACCTGACTTTCCACGGAGATTTCAGAGGTACCGATGATCAAAAACATCATTTACACGAAAGTCCTACAAGTATGACTTTACCGTTAATTGTTTTGGCAGTTCTTTCAGTGCTTGGAGGTTTTATAAACCTTCCACACTTCATTGGTCACGGTCATTATGCTAAATTAATGGAATGGCTGAAACCTGTTTTGACAGAAGAAAGCTTTAAGCAAATGGAAACTACACTTACAGGAGTAGCAGAAAGCACTGAATTTATTCTTTTAGGAGCAACTGTTGCCATGTTTTTTGCAGTTTGGTTTGTCGTGAAAAACACTTATGTAAATAAGAAAAAAAGAGCTATCGCTGAAGACGATTATACAGGATGGGAAAAACTATCTGCTAAGAAATTGTATGTTGACGAACTTTACAATGCATTGATTGTGAAAACTGTTGAAGGACTAGGACGTGGCGGAAAAATGTTTGACAAAGGCGTTCTGGATCGTTTTGTTGATTACATCGGGGAAGGCGCTGAGGACAGCGGGAGATCGATGAAGCGTATACAGAACGGAAATGTAGAAAACTACATTCTGATCATGTCTTTAGCTGTGGGAATTATATTAATTGTTAACTTTATATTACAATAA
- the nuoK gene encoding NADH-quinone oxidoreductase subunit NuoK, with translation MGEVNTFMQSVPLEYFIILSSVLFCLGVLGVLLRKNAIVILGCVELMLNSVNLLLAAFSAYNGNSDGQLLVFFIMVVAAAEVAVGLAIIAMLYRNTRSVDVSIFNKLRG, from the coding sequence ATGGGAGAAGTAAATACTTTTATGCAAAGCGTCCCTTTGGAATATTTCATTATCCTTTCGTCAGTATTGTTCTGTCTTGGGGTTTTGGGAGTATTGCTGAGAAAAAACGCGATTGTAATTTTGGGTTGTGTGGAGCTTATGCTTAATTCTGTAAACCTTTTGTTGGCTGCATTTTCAGCATACAACGGGAACAGTGACGGACAACTTTTAGTTTTCTTCATTATGGTGGTTGCTGCTGCAGAAGTTGCTGTAGGTTTAGCAATTATTGCGATGCTCTACAGAAATACACGTTCTGTGGATGTAAGTATATTTAATAAATTAAGAGGATAA
- a CDS encoding NADH-quinone oxidoreductase subunit J family protein → MDQFLFFLVAFLAVSSAVYFVFARNPLYAILSLIVTMFSIAGMYILLNAQFLAIIQIIVYAGAIMVLFLYILMMLNLNKEDESKKNNTLKFVGVFTAGLLLIGVLGVFRGVQEQHVVVENVDKGVGLTKNLGRLLFNEYVLPFELASILILAGIVGAVLIGKKDL, encoded by the coding sequence ATGGATCAGTTTTTATTTTTCTTGGTGGCATTTTTAGCAGTGTCAAGTGCGGTTTACTTCGTATTTGCGAGAAATCCTCTCTACGCTATTCTGTCATTAATTGTTACAATGTTTTCAATCGCCGGCATGTACATTCTTCTGAATGCTCAGTTTTTGGCCATCATACAGATCATCGTTTACGCAGGTGCGATCATGGTTTTATTCCTTTATATCCTGATGATGCTTAACCTTAATAAAGAAGACGAAAGTAAGAAGAACAATACTTTAAAGTTTGTTGGAGTTTTTACAGCAGGTCTTTTATTAATTGGGGTTTTAGGTGTTTTCAGAGGAGTTCAGGAGCAGCATGTGGTCGTAGAAAACGTAGACAAAGGCGTTGGTCTTACAAAGAATCTGGGAAGACTTTTATTCAACGAATATGTTTTGCCGTTTGAGCTTGCTTCCATCCTGATTTTAGCAGGTATTGTAGGTGCGGTATTAATCGGTAAAAAAGATTTATAA
- a CDS encoding NuoI/complex I 23 kDa subunit family protein codes for MKLTNRSKVVSNKEMTFSEKIYLPAIFKGMGITFKHAVRTVVKRAPNVYSYPEVQKPRTEIWRGQHVLKRDEEGRERCTACGLCAVACPAEAITMTAAERTREEKDLYREEKYASVYEINMLRCIFCGMCEEACPKSAIYLTDRLVDVETNRGSFIYGKDKLVEKINERIDITERQSEKQKNAVK; via the coding sequence ATGAAACTTACAAACAGATCAAAAGTTGTTTCAAATAAAGAAATGACCTTTTCTGAGAAAATCTACCTTCCGGCGATTTTCAAGGGAATGGGGATTACTTTTAAGCATGCTGTGAGAACCGTTGTAAAACGTGCTCCTAATGTTTATTCTTATCCTGAGGTACAAAAGCCGAGAACCGAAATTTGGAGAGGTCAGCATGTTCTGAAAAGAGATGAAGAAGGCAGAGAAAGATGTACAGCTTGTGGATTGTGCGCAGTGGCATGTCCTGCTGAAGCAATCACGATGACCGCTGCTGAAAGAACAAGAGAAGAAAAAGATCTTTACAGAGAAGAAAAATATGCATCAGTATATGAAATCAATATGTTGAGATGTATTTTCTGCGGAATGTGTGAAGAGGCTTGTCCGAAATCTGCAATTTATTTGACAGACCGTTTGGTAGATGTAGAAACCAACAGAGGTTCTTTCATTTATGGAAAAGATAAATTGGTTGAAAAAATTAATGAAAGGATTGACATCACAGAAAGACAGTCCGAGAAACAAAAAAATGCGGTAAAATAA
- the nuoH gene encoding NADH-quinone oxidoreductase subunit NuoH yields the protein MDLLTFKLILVLALFLLSLTIAAYSTWAERKVAAIMQDRIGPNRSGPFGLLQPLADGGKFFFKEDFTPQNAERFLFVLGPALVMFISLITGAVIPWGKTLNIGGESFDLQVANIDVGVLFIIGMASIGVYGIMIGGWASNNKYSLLGAIRASSQMISYELAMGLALLSIIMMTGSLDLKVITETQTSGKIWGLFEIDGLNWNILYQPLAFLIFFVSALAETNRHPFDLPECESELVTGYSTEYSSMKLGLYMFGEYVNMFISNAFIVVLFFGGYNYPGIEWVTQNWGENAAGILSIVAFLTKTIVGILIFMWIRWTLPRFRYDQLMHLGWKTLIPLALVNLMITGAVILAFGN from the coding sequence ATGGATTTACTTACATTTAAATTAATACTTGTACTGGCGCTTTTCCTGTTATCATTAACGATAGCAGCCTACTCTACCTGGGCGGAAAGAAAAGTGGCAGCAATCATGCAGGACAGAATCGGACCAAACAGATCTGGGCCATTCGGTTTGCTGCAGCCTCTTGCAGATGGAGGGAAATTTTTCTTTAAAGAAGATTTTACACCTCAAAATGCAGAAAGATTTCTTTTTGTATTGGGACCTGCATTGGTGATGTTTATTTCATTGATTACCGGAGCGGTCATTCCTTGGGGTAAAACCTTGAATATTGGTGGTGAATCTTTCGATTTACAAGTAGCTAATATTGATGTAGGTGTTCTATTCATTATTGGTATGGCTTCTATCGGAGTGTACGGAATTATGATCGGAGGCTGGGCTTCCAACAACAAATATTCATTACTGGGTGCCATCCGTGCTTCTTCACAAATGATTTCTTACGAATTGGCGATGGGTCTTGCTCTACTTTCTATCATCATGATGACTGGAAGTTTAGATTTAAAAGTAATTACCGAAACGCAGACTTCAGGGAAAATCTGGGGTCTTTTTGAGATAGACGGATTAAACTGGAATATACTTTACCAACCTTTAGCATTTTTAATTTTCTTTGTATCGGCTTTGGCAGAAACCAACCGTCACCCTTTCGATTTGCCGGAGTGTGAATCTGAATTGGTTACAGGATATTCTACAGAATATTCTTCAATGAAGTTAGGATTGTATATGTTTGGTGAATATGTGAACATGTTTATTTCTAATGCATTTATCGTTGTTCTTTTCTTCGGAGGTTACAACTATCCTGGTATTGAGTGGGTTACTCAGAACTGGGGAGAAAATGCAGCGGGAATTTTAAGTATCGTAGCATTTTTAACAAAAACAATTGTCGGAATTTTGATCTTTATGTGGATCAGATGGACGCTGCCAAGATTCAGATATGACCAGTTGATGCACTTAGGATGGAAAACATTAATTCCATTGGCATTGGTTAACCTGATGATTACAGGAGCTGTAATTTTAGCTTTTGGAAATTAA
- a CDS encoding 2Fe-2S iron-sulfur cluster-binding protein: MSEEVKKFKITIDGQTAEVFPGTSILEAARQIGGKSVPPAMCYYSKLEASGGRCRTCLVEVSKGSEADPRPMPKLVASCRTNVMDGMEVKNLSSDKAQEGRKAVTEFLLVNHPLDCPVCDQAGECHLQDLGYEYGNPDTRTDFERNTYDADDLGPNIKLNMNRCILCARCVLAANQLTGEREHGILFRGDHAEISTYLNKALDNDFIGNVIDVCPVGALTDRTARFTSRVWFTKPMNGSCKCDKCSGKATVYLKGDEVVRVTARKDQWGEVEEFICDTCRFERKSLSDWNIEGPRHIDRHSVISLNHYEKPKDELRVLDNPMAKEISEKDEK, translated from the coding sequence ATGAGCGAAGAAGTTAAAAAATTTAAAATAACGATAGACGGACAGACTGCTGAAGTTTTTCCTGGAACTTCAATTTTGGAGGCGGCAAGACAAATTGGCGGAAAATCTGTACCACCAGCAATGTGCTATTACAGCAAATTAGAAGCGAGTGGCGGAAGATGCAGAACATGTTTGGTAGAAGTTTCAAAAGGTTCGGAGGCAGATCCGCGACCGATGCCGAAATTGGTAGCAAGCTGCAGAACAAATGTGATGGACGGGATGGAAGTGAAAAACCTTTCTTCAGATAAAGCACAGGAAGGCCGTAAAGCAGTTACTGAATTTTTGCTGGTGAATCACCCGTTAGATTGCCCGGTTTGTGATCAGGCAGGAGAATGTCACCTTCAGGATTTAGGCTACGAGTACGGAAATCCGGATACAAGAACCGATTTCGAGAGAAATACGTATGATGCAGACGACTTAGGTCCGAATATTAAATTGAATATGAACCGTTGTATCTTGTGTGCAAGATGTGTTTTAGCAGCAAATCAGTTAACTGGTGAGCGTGAGCACGGAATTTTATTCAGAGGAGATCACGCGGAAATTTCAACTTATTTAAATAAAGCTTTGGATAACGATTTCATCGGAAACGTAATCGACGTTTGTCCGGTTGGAGCATTAACTGACAGAACTGCACGTTTTACAAGCAGAGTGTGGTTTACAAAACCAATGAACGGTTCTTGTAAATGTGATAAATGTTCAGGTAAAGCTACTGTTTATCTAAAAGGTGACGAAGTGGTAAGAGTAACTGCAAGAAAAGACCAATGGGGCGAAGTTGAAGAATTTATCTGCGACACTTGCCGTTTCGAGAGAAAATCATTGTCAGACTGGAACATTGAAGGCCCGAGACATATCGATAGACATTCGGTTATTTCATTAAACCATTATGAGAAGCCTAAAGACGAGTTAAGAGTTTTAGACAATCCGATGGCAAAAGAAATCAGCGAAAAAGACGAAAAATAA
- a CDS encoding ParA family protein yields the protein MAKIVSIYNHKGGVGKTTFTYNLAASLAKRGQRVLMIDADPQCNLTYFVRGFAEENFEADQNYDDKIESNEYWDINSIVDKYFTVSDQSIEKRFYNKSENLDLLMGHIAFTSRESSLSLALSINEDTLSHIPRAFVTMFRDYISNNYDYVFIDLSPSAGALNQVLVMSSNYIISPIIPGLFCHETIKLFPTILNDWTSRVSRFRTSTRSLVNLPPAPKFLGIVSQNFRLTSRPNGNETQSARRFRDWEIKINDATSETMTSLVGINNMGISQTDFNRLFPDKEPFVIGQIADFNQLKVLSETEGIPIVQFNNSLLQRHNLNTPQYREKVQQVTDAFDEIADGLTRL from the coding sequence ATGGCAAAAATTGTAAGCATTTATAATCACAAAGGTGGTGTAGGTAAAACTACTTTCACTTATAACTTAGCAGCAAGTTTAGCTAAAAGAGGACAACGTGTATTAATGATTGATGCTGATCCTCAATGCAATCTAACTTATTTTGTAAGAGGTTTTGCTGAGGAAAATTTTGAAGCTGATCAAAATTATGATGATAAAATAGAAAGCAATGAATATTGGGACATCAACAGTATAGTAGATAAATATTTTACTGTATCTGATCAAAGCATTGAGAAAAGGTTTTATAATAAATCTGAAAATTTAGATTTATTAATGGGGCATATTGCTTTTACATCAAGAGAATCTTCACTATCTTTAGCGTTAAGCATCAACGAGGATACGTTGAGTCATATTCCACGTGCATTTGTTACCATGTTTCGAGATTATATATCAAATAACTATGATTATGTTTTTATTGATCTTTCACCAAGTGCAGGAGCATTAAATCAAGTTCTTGTAATGTCATCTAATTATATAATATCTCCTATTATTCCAGGATTATTTTGTCATGAAACAATTAAACTTTTTCCTACAATTTTAAATGATTGGACAAGTAGAGTTTCTAGATTCAGAACATCAACAAGAAGTCTAGTTAATCTACCACCAGCTCCAAAATTTTTAGGAATTGTTTCTCAAAATTTCAGACTTACATCTCGTCCTAATGGAAATGAGACTCAAAGTGCTAGAAGATTTCGTGATTGGGAAATTAAAATAAATGATGCTACATCAGAAACAATGACAAGTTTAGTAGGAATTAATAATATGGGAATTTCTCAAACAGATTTTAATAGACTTTTTCCTGATAAAGAACCATTTGTAATAGGTCAGATTGCAGATTTTAATCAATTAAAAGTTTTATCAGAAACTGAAGGAATTCCAATTGTTCAATTTAATAATTCTTTATTACAGAGACACAACTTAAATACTCCTCAATATAGAGAAAAAGTCCAACAAGTTACAGATGCTTTTGACGAAATTGCAGATGGATTAACAAGATTGTAA
- the nuoF gene encoding NADH-quinone oxidoreductase subunit NuoF: protein MSKKLLLKDAHIEGIRYFETYRKQGGYTAAEKALKMTPEEILEEVKVSGLRGRGGAGFPTGMKWSFLAKPEGVPRHLVVNADESEPGTFKDRYLMEFLPHLLIEGMLISSFVLGSNVSYIYIRGEYSWIPDILEEAIEEAKAAGFLGKNILGTGFDCEIYVQRGGGAYICGEETALLESLEGKRGNPRLKPPFPAVKGLWERPTVVNNVESIAAIVPIIDITGAEYAKIGVGRSTGTKLISACGNINKPGVYEIDMTITVEEFIYSDEYCGGIPNGKKLKACIPGGSSVPIVPANLLLKTVNGEPRYMNYESLADGGFATGTMMGSGGFIVLDEDQCIVEHTMTLARFYHHESCGQCTPCREGTGWMHKILKKIEKGEGKMEDIDLLWDIQRKIEGNTICPLGDAAAWPVAAAIRHFRDEFEWHVKNPELCLTQNYGLANYADPIPVAASN, encoded by the coding sequence ATGAGTAAAAAACTTTTACTTAAAGACGCACACATCGAAGGCATTCGCTACTTTGAAACTTACCGTAAACAGGGAGGTTACACCGCAGCAGAAAAAGCTTTGAAAATGACTCCCGAAGAAATTCTTGAAGAAGTAAAAGTTTCAGGTCTTCGTGGTCGTGGTGGTGCAGGTTTCCCGACAGGAATGAAGTGGAGCTTTCTGGCAAAACCTGAAGGAGTTCCAAGACACTTGGTAGTGAATGCAGACGAATCGGAACCGGGAACTTTTAAAGACCGATATTTAATGGAATTTCTTCCTCATCTTTTGATTGAGGGAATGCTGATTTCATCATTTGTATTAGGATCAAATGTATCATATATCTACATCCGTGGAGAATATTCATGGATTCCTGATATTTTAGAGGAAGCGATTGAAGAAGCTAAAGCTGCAGGATTTTTAGGTAAAAACATCTTAGGAACAGGTTTCGATTGTGAAATTTATGTTCAGAGAGGTGGTGGAGCTTATATTTGTGGTGAAGAGACAGCTTTGCTTGAATCTCTTGAAGGTAAAAGAGGAAACCCAAGATTGAAACCACCATTCCCTGCTGTAAAAGGACTTTGGGAAAGACCAACGGTTGTCAACAACGTTGAATCTATCGCAGCAATTGTTCCTATTATCGATATTACAGGAGCGGAATATGCTAAAATCGGTGTTGGAAGATCGACAGGTACAAAATTAATTTCTGCGTGCGGAAATATCAATAAGCCAGGAGTTTACGAAATCGACATGACCATTACGGTTGAAGAATTTATCTATTCTGATGAATACTGTGGCGGAATTCCAAATGGTAAAAAGTTGAAGGCTTGCATTCCTGGAGGAAGTTCAGTTCCGATTGTTCCGGCAAATTTATTATTGAAAACTGTAAATGGTGAACCAAGATATATGAACTATGAATCTCTTGCTGACGGTGGTTTTGCTACCGGAACAATGATGGGTTCAGGAGGTTTTATCGTTTTAGATGAAGACCAGTGTATTGTAGAACATACCATGACTTTGGCGAGATTTTATCACCACGAAAGTTGCGGACAATGTACTCCTTGCCGTGAAGGAACGGGATGGATGCACAAGATTTTAAAGAAAATAGAAAAAGGAGAAGGAAAGATGGAAGACATCGATTTACTTTGGGATATTCAGAGAAAAATCGAAGGAAATACTATTTGTCCATTAGGTGATGCGGCAGCATGGCCAGTAGCAGCAGCAATTCGTCACTTTAGAGATGAATTTGAATGGCATGTGAAAAATCCTGAATTATGTTTAACACAAAACTACGGATTGGCTAATTATGCAGACCCAATTCCGGTAGCTGCAAGCAACTAA